A genomic stretch from Dissulfurispira thermophila includes:
- a CDS encoding RrF2 family transcriptional regulator, with translation MEITRETDYAIRCVLYLSERPDDVVMVEEIAKAKSIPKSFLSKILQKLVKADIVKSYRGVKGGFQIAKSPKQINLLDVIEAVDGVVAMNRCAIDRKFCNLSHNCSIHPIWVELKKEVEKTLKKIDFARLIVSNRR, from the coding sequence ATGGAAATCACTCGTGAAACAGATTATGCAATAAGATGTGTCCTTTATCTTTCTGAAAGGCCTGATGATGTTGTTATGGTAGAAGAGATTGCAAAGGCAAAGTCTATACCAAAGAGTTTTCTTTCGAAGATACTCCAAAAACTTGTAAAGGCAGATATTGTGAAATCATACAGGGGTGTTAAGGGTGGTTTTCAAATAGCAAAGTCACCAAAACAAATAAATCTGCTTGATGTCATAGAGGCCGTAGATGGAGTGGTTGCAATGAATAGATGTGCCATTGACAGGAAATTTTGCAATTTGAGTCATAATTGTTCTATTCATCCAATATGGGTTGAACTCAAGAAGGAGGTTGAAAAGACGCTGAAAAAAATTGATTTTGCAAGACTCATAGTGTCTAATAGACGATAA
- a CDS encoding regulatory protein RecX — MKPKLKKTAVNYRSRDFEDSTINAIKYAFRLLGYRDRSEKEMYERLIQKGFSEKITLEAIDYLSDKGFIDDRRFAEVLRKDAVERKYFGRSGARNYLLNKGIAARIVEDILGDEGDYIDAAKRLVEKKIRNMKNIDAETVRRRLWGMLARRGFSYDTINKVLKSYDSKEE; from the coding sequence ATGAAACCAAAACTGAAAAAGACAGCAGTGAATTACAGATCGAGAGATTTTGAGGATAGCACTATTAATGCAATTAAATATGCATTTAGACTGCTTGGTTACAGGGACAGAAGTGAGAAAGAAATGTATGAAAGATTGATCCAAAAAGGCTTTTCTGAAAAAATTACTTTAGAGGCAATTGATTATTTGAGTGATAAAGGATTTATTGATGACAGGAGATTTGCAGAGGTCTTAAGGAAAGATGCAGTTGAAAGGAAATATTTTGGTAGAAGTGGTGCGAGAAATTATTTGCTGAATAAAGGAATCGCTGCTCGTATTGTAGAAGATATCCTTGGGGACGAAGGTGATTATATTGATGCAGCGAAGAGGCTTGTTGAAAAGAAGATTAGAAATATGAAAAATATCGATGCAGAAACAGTGAGAAGAAGACTCTGGGGCATGCTCGCAAGGAGAGGCTTTTCTTATGATACTATAAATAAGGTATTAAAATCTTATGATTCAAAGGAGGAATAG
- a CDS encoding FixH family protein yields MKRIFWFLSLLLLFTVFLTACTRQSGSPEIDCDIHAGYCSKTIDNISVVFDCNPKPVKSMSELLFSVTLKEKDKPIRDAHVEIDLTMPGMFMGDNKILLMHKENGRYEGKGVIVRCPSGKRIWKADVVVDRPLKNVIHASYVFEVKN; encoded by the coding sequence ATGAAAAGAATCTTTTGGTTTTTATCATTACTTTTACTTTTTACAGTTTTTCTGACAGCATGCACCAGGCAAAGCGGATCACCTGAAATAGACTGTGACATTCACGCGGGTTATTGCTCAAAAACAATAGATAATATCAGCGTGGTATTCGACTGCAATCCAAAGCCTGTGAAGTCAATGTCCGAACTCCTTTTTAGTGTAACTCTTAAGGAGAAAGATAAGCCGATTCGGGATGCTCATGTGGAGATTGACTTGACAATGCCGGGGATGTTTATGGGAGACAACAAGATTCTCCTCATGCATAAAGAAAATGGTAGATATGAAGGCAAGGGCGTTATTGTGAGATGTCCCAGCGGAAAGAGGATATGGAAGGCTGATGTTGTTGTCGATCGTCCCTTGAAAAATG
- a CDS encoding cytochrome ubiquinol oxidase subunit I encodes MDALTLSRLQFAATAAFHFIFVPLTLGLSVMVAYMESLYVRTNDEMYLRMTKFWGKLFLINFTLGVVTGITMEFQFGMNWAEYSKYVGDIFGAPLAIEATVAFFLESTFIGLWIFGWNKVSKKVHALSIWLVAIATNLSALWILLANGWMQKPVGYVIRNNRAEMVDFMALVTNPYGWLKFSHTLLSGYVIAAFFVMGISAYHLLKRNKIDFFKRSFKMAAAFALFTSILLFIAGDFHAAEVAKSQPTKFAAMESLWETQKAVPYNLLLIPEPENERNAVEAVGIPKLLSFLAFHDGNAEVKGLKDFPKQDRPPVLITFLSFRGMAALGMLFMILSIISYVISKKDKLESNPTILRVMLYSIPLPYIAAQLGWLVAEVGRQPWIVYGVLRTSDAVSKAITLSQIWVSLIGFTLFYGLLGVIDIYLLTKYSKKGPDDDLSSIVKMSREV; translated from the coding sequence ATGGATGCATTGACATTAAGCAGACTGCAATTTGCTGCTACTGCTGCATTTCACTTCATATTTGTGCCATTGACGCTTGGTCTTTCTGTAATGGTAGCTTATATGGAGAGTCTTTATGTAAGGACCAATGATGAGATGTATCTGAGAATGACCAAGTTCTGGGGCAAGCTCTTTCTTATTAATTTTACTCTTGGCGTTGTAACAGGGATAACAATGGAATTTCAGTTTGGCATGAATTGGGCAGAGTATTCGAAGTATGTTGGTGATATATTCGGGGCACCACTGGCAATTGAGGCAACTGTTGCATTTTTTTTGGAATCAACTTTTATAGGATTGTGGATATTTGGATGGAACAAGGTATCTAAAAAAGTGCATGCATTATCTATCTGGCTTGTGGCAATTGCAACCAATCTTTCTGCATTGTGGATACTCCTTGCAAACGGATGGATGCAGAAACCGGTTGGTTATGTAATCAGAAATAACAGGGCGGAAATGGTTGATTTTATGGCATTGGTGACAAATCCATATGGATGGTTAAAGTTTTCACATACATTGCTGTCTGGTTATGTCATTGCTGCATTTTTTGTGATGGGTATATCTGCCTATCACTTGCTCAAGAGAAATAAAATAGATTTTTTTAAGAGGTCATTTAAAATGGCTGCAGCATTTGCCCTTTTTACATCCATATTATTATTCATTGCTGGTGATTTTCACGCGGCAGAGGTGGCAAAATCTCAGCCAACAAAATTTGCAGCCATGGAGTCTTTGTGGGAGACACAAAAAGCTGTGCCATATAATCTCTTATTAATACCTGAACCTGAAAATGAAAGAAATGCTGTTGAGGCAGTAGGGATACCAAAGCTTTTGAGCTTTTTAGCATTTCATGACGGTAATGCAGAAGTAAAAGGTTTGAAGGATTTTCCAAAACAGGATAGACCACCTGTATTGATTACTTTTTTAAGCTTTAGAGGGATGGCTGCTCTTGGCATGCTCTTCATGATATTGTCTATTATAAGTTATGTGATTTCAAAAAAGGATAAACTCGAGTCTAATCCAACTATTTTAAGGGTCATGCTTTATTCTATTCCATTGCCATATATAGCAGCACAGTTAGGCTGGCTCGTGGCAGAGGTTGGCAGACAGCCATGGATTGTGTATGGTGTATTGAGGACATCTGATGCAGTCTCTAAAGCAATTACTCTATCGCAGATATGGGTATCACTTATTGGATTTACGCTTTTTTATGGATTGCTCGGTGTCATTGATATATATCTGTTGACAAAATATTCTAAAAAGGGTCCTGATGATGACCTTTCATCAATAGTTAAAATGTCAAGGGAGGTGTAG
- a CDS encoding PAS domain S-box protein, giving the protein MSIAIIFIFVVSIFLSVLKEKNRKLRRLISENDYLHKIIDSANEGIYVTDVRRKFIIWNEASQRISGYSKEDVMGRYCFDNILDHTDENGKNLCHDHCLLVKSMNDRKSYGPEVLYLKHRNGCKIPVEIMTGPIFDMEGNVIGGVETFRDITERLEKERLTVEKKQLEVVIALAGAAAHELRQPLQAIIALLSLMRNDLSDNSEIKGYLDDIEKSCYRINNIIKKMGTITDYKIKDYAGNIKILDIDKSSDILP; this is encoded by the coding sequence TTGAGTATTGCAATAATTTTTATTTTTGTTGTTTCCATCTTCCTTTCCGTTCTTAAAGAAAAGAATAGGAAGTTAAGAAGACTGATTTCCGAAAATGATTACCTTCATAAAATCATTGATTCAGCAAACGAAGGCATATATGTAACTGATGTGCGGAGAAAATTTATTATATGGAATGAAGCATCTCAAAGGATTTCAGGATATTCAAAGGAAGATGTAATGGGGCGATATTGTTTCGATAATATTCTCGACCATACTGATGAAAATGGGAAAAATCTCTGCCACGATCACTGTCTTTTGGTAAAGTCAATGAATGATAGAAAATCCTACGGCCCCGAGGTTCTTTATCTGAAGCACAGGAACGGCTGTAAAATCCCTGTAGAAATAATGACAGGGCCGATATTTGACATGGAGGGAAATGTCATAGGAGGGGTGGAGACATTCAGGGACATTACTGAAAGGCTCGAGAAAGAGAGGTTGACAGTGGAGAAAAAACAACTTGAGGTAGTTATAGCACTTGCAGGTGCTGCAGCCCATGAATTGAGACAGCCACTTCAGGCTATTATTGCATTGCTATCGCTTATGAGAAATGATCTGTCCGATAATAGTGAGATAAAAGGATACCTCGATGATATAGAGAAGAGTTGTTACAGGATTAATAACATAATCAAAAAAATGGGAACAATAACAGACTATAAGATCAAGGATTATGCTGGTAATATTAAGATACTTGATATTGATAAATCATCGGACATTCTGCCATGA
- the alaS gene encoding alanine--tRNA ligase, which produces MNSAEIRNSFLEFFRSKGHEVVKSSSLIPRHDPTLLFTNAGMVQFKSVFLGEEKRPYTRAVTCQKCMRAGGKHSDLENVGHTARHHTFFEMLGNFSFGDYFKKEAIRFAWELLTEWYKLPKDRLWVSVYREDDEAEKLWTEVTDISSDKIVRLGAKDNFWQMGDTGPCGPCSEIIIDQGDDVGCGKPDCRVGCDCDRYLELWNLVFMQFNRDELGNLTPLPKPSIDTGMGLERITAVLQGKRNNFDTDLFTPIISAVESISGISYGKNAETDISIRVIADHIRAIAFLLSDGLIPSNDGRGYVLRRIIRRASRHAKLLGLEGAVLYRLIAPVTDSMGKVYPELIQENDRASKVLMIEEERFSKTLEQGMRILDNLIDGLRKQGKNTIPGDELFKLYDTYGFPLDLARDIAMDKHLLIDEDGFNREMEIQKERARASWVGEESAIAAIYKELQSEIGETVFVGYDALESESIIKAILKDGHVITEASEGDEVELFLDKTPFYGESGGQVGDAGVIYKISSFKFQISNCEAEAEVLDTKKELGLHSHIVKIKKGGFNVWDKVHCIVDRDKRIATARNHTATHLLHTALRSVLGEHVKQAGSLVSPDRMRFDFTHFYALDTKEIDEIEDIVNEKILDNIRVETEVMDIKDALKSGVTALFGEKYGERVRVVRVPSFSAELCGGTHCRQTGDIGLFVIVSEGSVASGIRRIEALTGKAAFDYLKHRSREFQKIAEMLKTDNPPERVERLLNEIKDMGREIESLKSKAAAQSSSSIIQKAKEIDGTKILACRVDNLEQKDLRVLADNVRDRLGSGIIVLASAKDGHASMVAMVTPDLTKKYNAGEILKQVAAIAGGRGGGKADMAQGGTKELGKLDKAIEAVYDLVKTKWAVGSKK; this is translated from the coding sequence ATGAACAGTGCAGAGATACGAAATTCTTTTCTTGAGTTTTTCAGGTCAAAAGGACATGAGGTAGTTAAAAGCTCTTCTCTTATTCCAAGACATGACCCTACACTGCTGTTTACGAATGCAGGAATGGTGCAGTTTAAATCTGTTTTTCTTGGCGAAGAAAAGAGACCTTACACGAGGGCTGTTACATGCCAGAAATGCATGAGGGCTGGTGGTAAGCACAGTGATCTTGAGAATGTAGGGCATACTGCACGACACCACACATTTTTTGAAATGCTTGGCAACTTTTCATTTGGCGATTATTTCAAAAAGGAAGCAATACGTTTTGCATGGGAACTTCTTACAGAATGGTATAAACTGCCTAAAGATAGGCTCTGGGTATCTGTTTATAGAGAAGACGACGAGGCAGAAAAATTATGGACAGAAGTTACAGATATTTCTTCTGATAAGATCGTGAGACTTGGAGCAAAAGATAATTTCTGGCAGATGGGAGATACAGGTCCGTGTGGTCCGTGCTCTGAGATAATTATTGATCAAGGAGATGATGTTGGCTGTGGCAAGCCTGATTGCAGGGTTGGGTGTGACTGTGACAGGTACTTAGAATTATGGAACCTTGTCTTTATGCAGTTTAATCGGGATGAATTAGGAAATCTTACACCTCTTCCAAAGCCGAGTATAGATACAGGAATGGGGCTTGAAAGAATAACAGCAGTTCTTCAGGGGAAGAGGAATAATTTTGACACAGACCTCTTTACACCAATTATTTCAGCAGTTGAATCCATATCTGGTATATCTTATGGCAAAAATGCTGAAACAGATATATCTATAAGGGTTATTGCTGATCATATCAGGGCAATAGCATTTTTACTTTCTGACGGGCTTATTCCTTCTAATGATGGAAGGGGTTATGTTTTAAGGCGCATTATAAGAAGGGCATCAAGGCACGCAAAACTACTTGGTCTTGAGGGTGCTGTGCTTTACAGATTAATTGCTCCTGTTACGGATTCGATGGGTAAAGTATATCCTGAACTCATTCAAGAAAATGATAGGGCATCAAAGGTATTGATGATAGAGGAGGAGAGGTTTTCAAAGACACTTGAACAAGGTATGCGAATTCTTGATAATCTGATAGATGGATTAAGAAAACAGGGGAAAAATACTATACCAGGGGATGAATTGTTTAAACTCTATGACACATATGGTTTTCCTCTTGACCTTGCAAGAGATATAGCAATGGATAAACATCTCCTGATTGATGAAGATGGCTTTAATCGCGAAATGGAGATTCAGAAAGAAAGGGCGCGTGCCTCATGGGTTGGAGAAGAAAGTGCTATCGCAGCTATTTATAAAGAACTCCAGTCAGAGATTGGTGAAACAGTGTTTGTTGGATACGACGCACTTGAATCAGAATCGATTATTAAGGCAATACTAAAAGATGGGCATGTCATAACAGAGGCATCAGAAGGTGATGAAGTGGAGTTGTTTTTGGATAAGACACCATTTTATGGAGAATCTGGTGGACAGGTCGGAGATGCTGGAGTTATTTATAAAATTTCAAGTTTCAAGTTTCAAATTTCAAATTGCGAAGCAGAGGCTGAAGTATTAGATACAAAAAAGGAACTTGGACTGCATTCACATATTGTCAAAATTAAAAAGGGAGGGTTTAATGTCTGGGATAAAGTGCATTGTATTGTGGACAGGGACAAGAGGATAGCCACGGCAAGGAACCACACGGCGACCCATCTGCTGCATACTGCTTTGAGGTCCGTGCTGGGAGAACATGTTAAACAGGCAGGGTCACTTGTATCTCCTGATAGGATGCGCTTTGATTTTACCCATTTCTATGCACTTGACACAAAAGAGATAGATGAAATAGAGGATATTGTAAATGAAAAGATACTTGACAATATTAGAGTTGAAACAGAAGTAATGGATATAAAGGATGCCCTGAAATCAGGTGTTACAGCGTTATTTGGTGAAAAGTATGGAGAAAGGGTTAGAGTTGTAAGGGTTCCATCATTTAGTGCTGAGCTTTGTGGTGGAACGCACTGTCGACAGACAGGAGATATAGGGCTTTTTGTTATAGTCTCTGAAGGTAGCGTTGCATCAGGGATCAGGAGAATAGAGGCTCTTACAGGTAAGGCTGCGTTTGATTATCTGAAGCATCGAAGTAGAGAATTTCAGAAGATAGCAGAAATGCTTAAAACAGATAATCCACCAGAGCGAGTCGAGAGATTGCTTAATGAAATTAAGGATATGGGCAGGGAGATAGAATCACTGAAGTCTAAGGCTGCTGCCCAGAGTTCTTCTTCTATAATACAAAAGGCAAAAGAGATTGATGGTACGAAGATACTGGCATGCCGTGTTGATAATCTTGAGCAAAAGGATTTGAGAGTGCTTGCTGACAATGTGAGGGACAGGCTCGGATCTGGCATCATAGTCCTTGCATCTGCAAAGGATGGCCATGCATCGATGGTTGCAATGGTTACTCCAGACCTTACAAAAAAATATAATGCTGGGGAGATATTAAAACAGGTTGCAGCTATCGCAGGAGGAAGAGGTGGGGGAAAGGCTGATATGGCACAGGGAGGTACAAAAGAGTTAGGAAAGCTGGACAAAGCCATCGAAGCAGTGTATGATTTAGTAAAAACCAAGTGGGCAGTAGGAAGTAAAAAATAG
- a CDS encoding phasin family protein, translated as MTIFDVVRNALLAGFGVQEKVREFIDDLVKKGELSESQGAKLVKEWTEKADKSTSDLSKSISELVTKTLEKMNIPTKDDIETLNKKIQNLSVRIKKLEGIPEGSETEE; from the coding sequence ATGACTATATTCGATGTTGTCAGGAATGCTCTTTTAGCAGGTTTTGGCGTTCAGGAAAAGGTAAGAGAGTTTATTGATGATCTCGTCAAAAAGGGAGAATTAAGTGAATCGCAAGGTGCAAAACTTGTCAAGGAATGGACGGAAAAAGCAGATAAAAGCACATCTGACTTAAGCAAGAGCATATCAGAGCTTGTGACAAAAACTCTCGAAAAAATGAACATCCCGACAAAGGATGATATAGAGACGTTAAACAAAAAAATACAAAACCTTTCTGTAAGGATCAAGAAACTCGAAGGGATACCAGAGGGAAGCGAAACAGAGGAATAA
- a CDS encoding YeiH family protein: MSEQVCLENKGHGGQAEEDRSLVIKTRFFLPPHVDALMPGLMLTAAISALALHTGAKLTYVTPLIGAMGIGMLLRNAFIVPPAYKAGIFFSMRQILRFAVALLGIRITFDKIIGLGWEGLAIALVPLFLTMVFTVLLGRLLKVSQASSLLIGTGTSICGASAILTAGAITRSKDEDIIVAISSITVFGTISMLSYPFIFKSGFLPLTEIQYGQWAGASIHEVAQVVTAAFGGGERSGEIGILIKLTRVATLIPVALILSYLVNRGVIKHGDAYEEKSITFPFFLLGFITMVVLNSLQFFTPRAVKWIEFFDMFLLTMAMAGMGLETDFRQLMKVGYRPLFLSIFATGFITFTSLILIVCL; the protein is encoded by the coding sequence ATGAGCGAGCAGGTGTGTTTAGAGAATAAAGGCCATGGCGGACAAGCAGAGGAAGACCGTAGTTTAGTAATTAAAACGAGATTTTTCCTTCCTCCCCATGTTGATGCATTAATGCCCGGATTGATGCTGACGGCTGCCATATCGGCACTTGCACTGCATACAGGCGCAAAGCTTACATATGTTACTCCGCTAATCGGGGCAATGGGCATAGGTATGCTCTTAAGGAATGCCTTTATAGTACCGCCTGCATATAAGGCAGGGATTTTCTTCTCCATGAGGCAAATCTTGAGATTTGCAGTGGCACTTTTAGGAATAAGAATAACCTTTGACAAGATTATAGGACTCGGCTGGGAGGGATTGGCTATTGCCCTTGTACCTTTATTCCTGACAATGGTATTTACAGTGCTGCTGGGCAGACTTCTTAAGGTATCGCAGGCATCTTCTCTTTTGATTGGCACAGGCACATCCATATGTGGTGCATCAGCAATTCTTACTGCCGGTGCGATTACGAGGTCAAAGGATGAGGATATAATAGTCGCAATAAGCTCAATAACTGTTTTTGGAACAATCTCTATGCTGTCTTATCCTTTTATATTCAAATCAGGGTTTTTGCCTCTTACTGAAATACAGTATGGGCAATGGGCAGGCGCCTCCATACATGAGGTAGCACAGGTTGTAACAGCAGCATTTGGCGGTGGTGAAAGGAGTGGTGAGATAGGAATCCTCATTAAGCTTACCCGTGTTGCTACCTTAATACCTGTAGCCTTGATACTATCTTATCTGGTAAATCGTGGGGTTATAAAACATGGCGATGCCTATGAAGAAAAAAGCATCACCTTTCCGTTTTTTTTATTGGGTTTCATTACAATGGTGGTATTGAACTCGCTACAGTTCTTTACACCAAGGGCTGTTAAGTGGATAGAGTTTTTTGACATGTTCCTTCTTACCATGGCAATGGCAGGAATGGGACTGGAAACAGATTTCAGGCAGTTGATGAAAGTCGGCTACAGGCCGCTGTTTTTAAGTATCTTTGCAACAGGCTTTATAACTTTTACAAGTCTCATACTGATAGTATGCCTTTGA
- a CDS encoding ABC1 kinase family protein yields the protein MNITRLTRTYRSARRLQQIINVFLRYGFGQIIDQVHLGRYIPFKKRLKSFGIWPTLKGPSVPERLRMAFAELGPTFIKLAQILSSRPDLITTQFADEFKKLQDEVPPFSAVEAKRIIQEDIKLPVDRIFRYFDDVPIAAASIAQVHRAELIDGSQVVAKIQRPNIRDQIESDINILTTIARLLDKYVPESRFFNPIGIVEEFSKTVRKEMDFVEEARNCCRFRKNFEHNLDVYIPKIYAEFVTERVIVMEMVEGVRIDNITAIEEMGLDRKEIAKIGVDAYFKQILEDGFFHADPHPGNILVMPTGMIAFLDFGIVGRVSDELKETMADTFLALIHRDFDRLIDQYIELGIVPEHVDIDAFRKDFKADLRDLLEPLYGLTLQEINFAQYLDTITHLAIKHNLKIPSDLLLINKAMLILENIGLQLDPDFDFIAAAEPYATRIIRKRISPTRLYDRARKNILEIGDFAFLFPRQIKQLIKKVLKDDIQVKMFHVNLPEFIKDMDRSSNRIAFAMIVSAMIVSSAIMHATGVRPTIFGISILGLSAFVLAFLLGIWLIISIIRSGRL from the coding sequence ATGAATATTACACGGCTTACCCGAACATATAGATCTGCCAGGAGGCTCCAGCAGATAATAAATGTCTTTTTAAGATACGGCTTTGGGCAGATAATTGATCAGGTACATTTAGGCAGGTACATCCCTTTTAAGAAAAGGCTTAAATCTTTTGGGATCTGGCCTACACTGAAAGGTCCATCTGTGCCAGAAAGGCTGAGGATGGCATTTGCTGAACTGGGACCTACATTTATAAAATTGGCTCAAATCCTTTCATCGAGACCTGATCTAATTACAACCCAATTTGCTGATGAGTTTAAGAAACTTCAAGATGAAGTTCCCCCTTTTTCTGCTGTAGAAGCAAAAAGAATAATACAAGAAGATATAAAGCTACCCGTTGATAGAATTTTTAGGTATTTCGATGATGTCCCGATTGCTGCTGCATCTATTGCACAGGTGCATAGGGCAGAACTCATAGACGGCTCACAGGTCGTTGCCAAGATTCAAAGGCCAAATATCAGGGATCAGATAGAATCAGATATAAATATTTTGACCACAATCGCAAGACTTCTGGATAAATATGTGCCTGAAAGCAGATTTTTTAATCCTATAGGAATAGTAGAGGAATTTTCAAAAACTGTGAGAAAAGAGATGGATTTTGTAGAGGAGGCAAGGAATTGTTGCAGATTCAGAAAGAATTTTGAACATAACCTCGATGTATATATCCCAAAGATATATGCGGAGTTTGTCACAGAAAGAGTAATTGTAATGGAGATGGTAGAGGGTGTGAGAATTGATAATATAACTGCTATAGAAGAAATGGGACTTGACAGGAAAGAGATTGCAAAAATAGGCGTGGATGCATACTTTAAACAGATTTTAGAAGATGGTTTTTTTCATGCAGACCCCCATCCCGGAAATATACTTGTTATGCCAACAGGCATGATTGCATTCTTAGATTTTGGCATTGTTGGAAGGGTCTCTGATGAACTCAAAGAAACAATGGCAGACACATTTTTAGCCCTTATTCATAGAGACTTTGACAGGCTTATTGATCAATATATTGAACTCGGCATTGTTCCTGAACATGTTGATATTGATGCATTCAGAAAAGATTTTAAGGCAGACCTGAGAGATTTGCTGGAGCCGCTCTATGGGCTTACACTGCAGGAAATAAACTTTGCCCAATATTTAGATACTATTACCCATCTGGCAATTAAACATAATCTAAAAATACCTTCAGACCTTTTATTGATTAATAAGGCAATGCTAATCCTCGAAAACATAGGACTGCAACTCGATCCTGATTTTGATTTTATTGCTGCAGCAGAACCGTATGCAACAAGAATCATTAGAAAGAGAATAAGCCCCACACGGTTATATGACAGAGCTCGTAAAAATATTTTGGAAATTGGTGATTTTGCGTTTCTCTTTCCACGGCAAATAAAGCAGTTGATAAAGAAGGTATTGAAAGATGATATTCAGGTGAAGATGTTTCATGTCAATCTTCCCGAATTTATAAAAGACATGGATAGATCAAGCAACAGGATTGCCTTTGCTATGATAGTCAGTGCCATGATTGTGAGTTCTGCAATAATGCATGCAACTGGTGTGAGACCAACAATTTTTGGAATTTCTATTTTAGGACTTTCGGCCTTTGTTCTTGCATTTCTTCTGGGTATCTGGCTTATTATCTCGATAATAAGATCAGGAAGATTATGA
- the cydB gene encoding cytochrome d ubiquinol oxidase subunit II, producing the protein MEFQIIWFILWGTLWAVYFMLDGFDFGAGILHSFLAKNDTEKRVIINTIGPVWDGNEVWLITAGGATFAAFPTTYALMFSYLYSALLIILFALIFRGVAFEFRGKVDSERWRKAWDIAIFIGSFIPALLFGVAFGNIFQGLPMDANGYHGTLFTLLNPYGLLTGVLFVLLFVVHGALWLSVKTNGDISTRASMAANSVWYILLIVAVLFLGYTRFVTNLYTNYLKNMAWFIVPVIAVLALIGIKLFASKGQYLKAFYSSCLTIVTVVFTGVIGLYPNLIPSSIDQKYSLTIFNSSSSIYTLKIMTIVALLFVPVVIAYQIWIYRIFRHKVTGENVLKDSESY; encoded by the coding sequence ATGGAATTTCAGATAATATGGTTTATACTCTGGGGAACATTGTGGGCTGTTTATTTCATGCTTGACGGTTTTGACTTTGGAGCAGGTATCCTTCATAGTTTCCTTGCAAAAAACGATACAGAAAAAAGAGTAATTATAAATACAATCGGACCTGTATGGGATGGAAATGAAGTATGGCTTATTACTGCTGGAGGTGCTACATTTGCTGCCTTCCCTACAACATATGCACTGATGTTCAGCTATTTGTACTCGGCTCTACTTATAATCCTATTCGCGTTGATATTCAGAGGTGTTGCCTTTGAATTCAGGGGGAAGGTTGACAGTGAAAGATGGAGAAAGGCGTGGGATATAGCCATATTCATTGGCAGTTTCATTCCAGCCTTACTGTTTGGTGTGGCTTTTGGCAATATCTTTCAGGGATTGCCTATGGATGCAAATGGTTATCATGGGACATTGTTTACACTTCTAAATCCATATGGACTGCTTACAGGGGTTCTTTTTGTTTTATTGTTTGTTGTTCACGGTGCTTTGTGGCTTTCTGTAAAAACAAATGGTGACATAAGCACGAGAGCCTCAATGGCTGCAAATAGTGTATGGTATATACTTTTGATTGTTGCTGTATTATTTCTTGGCTACACACGGTTTGTAACAAATCTATATACAAACTATCTAAAGAACATGGCATGGTTTATTGTGCCTGTAATTGCTGTGCTTGCACTTATAGGAATAAAGCTCTTTGCATCAAAAGGGCAGTATCTAAAGGCATTCTATTCTTCATGCCTAACTATTGTCACGGTTGTCTTTACTGGCGTGATAGGTCTTTATCCAAATCTGATTCCATCAAGTATAGATCAGAAATACAGCCTGACCATCTTTAATTCTTCATCCAGCATCTATACACTGAAGATCATGACTATTGTTGCTCTGTTATTTGTGCCTGTTGTTATTGCATATCAAATATGGATATACAGAATTTTCAGGCATAAGGTTACAGGAGAGAATGTGCTGAAGGACAGTGAGTCTTATTGA